The following proteins are encoded in a genomic region of Nocardioides renjunii:
- a CDS encoding copper transporter, producing the protein MISLRHHALTIVAVFLALAAGIVLGGGPLSDVGPTVATSSPQDDAAADRSQPQADYTEQFVSTLAPPVLAGRLADRSVAVVTVPGADEQLVTALAEQVGSAGGTISARYELGDDLVDPGQKSLVDTLGSQLLTQQAEGDVPAEASTYDRIGQLLGLALATKEAGGEDPTGKTRAVADAISGAGLLTAPEKAGRRAPLVLLVLGEDAQDEGADAVLAGLVQGLAAQAAGVVVAGVTSDGVSADGEPGQLGRLRADPVAAGVASVDGIDTVAGRVATVIALQRSLTTPGGAFGASGADGAVPLG; encoded by the coding sequence GTGATCTCCCTGCGCCACCACGCGCTCACCATCGTGGCCGTCTTCCTGGCCCTCGCCGCCGGCATCGTGCTGGGCGGGGGACCGCTCTCCGACGTCGGGCCGACCGTGGCCACGTCGAGCCCTCAGGACGACGCCGCGGCCGACCGGTCGCAGCCGCAGGCCGACTACACCGAGCAGTTCGTGTCCACGCTCGCCCCGCCGGTCCTCGCGGGCCGCCTCGCCGACCGGTCGGTCGCCGTCGTGACGGTCCCCGGCGCCGACGAGCAGCTCGTGACCGCGCTGGCCGAGCAGGTCGGCTCCGCCGGGGGCACGATCAGCGCCCGCTACGAGCTGGGCGACGACCTCGTCGACCCCGGGCAGAAGTCCCTCGTCGACACGCTCGGCAGCCAGCTGCTGACCCAGCAGGCCGAGGGCGACGTGCCCGCGGAGGCGTCGACGTACGACCGGATCGGCCAGCTGCTCGGGCTCGCGCTGGCCACCAAGGAGGCCGGCGGTGAGGACCCCACCGGCAAGACCCGTGCGGTCGCCGACGCGATCAGCGGTGCCGGGCTGCTCACCGCGCCCGAGAAGGCCGGTCGGCGCGCGCCGCTCGTGCTGCTCGTGCTCGGCGAGGACGCGCAGGACGAGGGTGCGGACGCCGTCCTCGCAGGCCTCGTCCAGGGCCTGGCCGCCCAGGCGGCCGGCGTCGTGGTGGCCGGCGTGACGTCCGACGGCGTCAGCGCCGACGGGGAGCCCGGGCAGCTCGGCAGGCTCCGCGCCGACCCCGTCGCTGCCGGTGTCGCGAGCGTCGACGGCATCGACACCGTCGCCGGCCGCGTGGCCACGGTCATCGCCCTCCAGCGCTCGCTGACGACGCCCGGAGGCGCCTTCGGGGCCTCGGGTGCCGACGGCGCCGTCCCTCTCGGGTAG